The Lathyrus oleraceus cultivar Zhongwan6 chromosome 5, CAAS_Psat_ZW6_1.0, whole genome shotgun sequence genome includes the window CATCCAATAGTTACGACTTTCTTAATTTAGGAATAAGAGCAATAAAAGAAGAAGTAAACAAGTTACAAAGTAATTAAATAGAATAATTTGACAAATAAAGATAGATTTAAGtctaaaaaaattaaatataagACCAATATAAAATTATCAAATTAgttaaaaacaaaacaaaaactATGATGAGCCTCTACATTGGTCAAGAGCACCGTACAAGTGAGAATGATACCACATATTCACCAtaaatcttaaggtgataggtgtatgagttctctcacttataaagtgtTCAACCTCAACTTTTCTAAGCAATATGGGACTTCAAAATCACATTTGTACACATTAATCTCCCCCTCAAGTGTGATTTCATTCATTACACTCCTTCTCAAGTCGAAGCTCTTTTTATCCATATACACTTGTATTATCGTTGTGGGCACTAAAACGGAACACGCCGTCTGACCACCACATTGTCAAGAAAATTTTATATACAAGGAATCGGTCTCTTAATTGAACCATCGACTATGATACCATAATTGAGTCATCATGAGGAGCATTTAAATTAAGACAAAAGcaacacacaagtgagagagacaccatatattcaccaaaaatcttaaggtgataTGTGTATGAGTCATCTCACTTATAAAGTGCTCAACCTCCACTTTTCTAAGCAATGTGAGACTTCCAACTCACATTTGTACACAATATATTAGTGGTATAGAATGAAATGAAATCGAATAGaattataaatattaaaatttCTATTGTTTTGATTTGCAAATAATTAGTTGAGCAGAATATAAtgaattttttactcaaataatccagtttttaaaaaaaatcccaaaataacccaCATTTCAGATTAATTCCAAAAATAATCCACTTTGAAGAAATGGTGTCAGATGAATCGGCGCCtgctctctaagttaaagaggtgacaccaattggattggctTATGCACATAGTCctgtcaatccaattgacgcctaTGTGTTAGGTTTAAGAGGATGCGCCATTTGGTCTGGCACCTATGTGTGTTgtataattttttaaaaaaacaatGTATAATTTGTATAAAATTCGTAATCGGGCAAATTGGTATTAATAGTAATATGCGTTTACATGCAAATAccaaaaagactaatgtcgttgactgggatgacctaaccgacctccggtacCACATTCCCTAGCTACCCGAACGCGTGGCCCTAACCCTCATTGATGATTCACACCAggtgtttgaaaatttgaggacCCAGGAACATCATCACATCCTGTAGGAGATTCCCTAAGATATTCGGACAATCCATGTAGTCTTGTGTATGCAATGAAGCGCTAGAGTTTGTGACCTgtgccagagtagttgggttgtgtttgagttattggagggTGAGTGGGACGATTGAAGGGtgacattggtgtgaatgatgcatcgaggaaaggttgaaatggttgatatggtgtttggtagccatatgtTATTGCATGTTTTGGTTTGTGATGTTTGGGATTCTTAGCTATAAGAGGAGGAGGGATGATTGATGTTAAATGGTCattgagtgttttggctaagaCGATTATGGTAGGGTGATATGTTGGATGCATATCAATGTGAGGTGACTTGATGATGATCTtcttgttggtggtggtacggggtatgctcttggtattatGGTTAGGTGTTTGGCATGTTAAGGTCGTAGATTTGCCTTTTTTTGGGTCAATAATTTGATGGGTAGGGGTTGTGAGTAATCGATCTAGTAATGTTGTGGGGGATTACATGTTGAACCTTCTTGTATGTAAGTTACCTAGAGTGGGTCatataggtacatatcctcggcgaggaactcaaatccaatcgatttgtaccaagccatataattacgagttGATTTTTCTTCGGTTAGCATCACAACTTCAATTAAGACATGATCTTGTTAGTGCTTCCATTTCTGACACTCAaatctagcgaagctttgccaatggttaaagttccattggttGTTAGCTTTTCGTAGATGTCTTTCTCCGAGGTTTGtcgggggatctgggatgtgttaaagcataccgaactgcaatttaacacgGTCACTATGGTGTTTCTCCATAGTGGTGAAccttatgatcggtgtgcataCAGTCCAAACGGTTGCatcttgttcgttgatttcatggtcatgatccaagtttaggtatggacgccaaatgaactgaattgtaaaaatatattatattataaaatGGGTAATATTATAAACAAATTATTACAAATTAATTCGGTTAATGACAATACATTTAttggtcgaaggtgatccaagagacTGTGATATTGGATAATACAATGTCTAAGACATttgttataactcataccacgaGTCGATCATCTGCACCAAAaaagtaaatatattatttagagataataatcgaTAAAGTAAGTAAATATCGTTAATtgttaagaacttacttttgtgcgtACGGGAATGTGAATGGGTTATGGTTGACGGGCGTGAGGGACGGTAGTCTGGACCAACTCCATGCTTGGAGCAATACAGCGCATCCAaaaaatgtagatgtgtctttgtgttcatttttacacaaagagctaaAAAGATAAGTCAAATAAGCGGTCCCCCAACTATAACTTCTTATTATATTTATATGTCTTAATAAAGGTAAATATATAACATGtatactagaaccactaccttcgagaaataaaataaatcaattaaaagcataatataaCACTTGGTTTTTATTATTCGAGCGGCTTCGGTAGAATTTTCATCTAATTATAAGTTGTTGTAATATGCCTTAAGGCATGAAAGAGCTATACCTTGACCTCTCGAATTATCATCTAACAAGTCAGCACCCAAGAGttccatgcaaattgaattcgcatagttggttttCCCATTTACCGCCTTACCCTCGATAGGCAACCCCAATAACATGTACAcatcttctaacgtcacggtacattcaccagttggaAACCAGACGGAACTTGTGTTGgtggaaatagaatatttcaccgactcttttgggcgtttcaaccatgtatcaaaggttttgcattctgcaaacctattattcaaattgatggaacatggttatacgaaAAATACAAGGGCACATTTCTTATGATTGTTGCACAAGATGATAATaataatgtctttcccattgcctttgctctggttgaaggtgaaaccgtTAATGGTTGAGGTTTCTTCCTTAgtcatctcagaacacatgtcgctccacaagTCAATCTCTATTTGATTTTAGATAGACATGTTGCTATTaagagtgcttacaataacctGATAACGGATGGCATAATCCTCCTTCTACCCATATCTATTAcattagacatatcgcacaaaacttcatgcgtggaatcaaagacaagaaccttcgcaaaaaagtggtgaatccagggtatgctctaactcagtcGTCATTTTAACATTACCGTGACGAAATTAGATTGTCAAATACAAATGCAGGAAGATGGATGGATAACATACCATTAGAGCAGTGGACAATGGCCTTTGACAGAGGatgtcgatggggccacatgataacaaaccttgtggaatgcatgaatgatgtcttcaaaggcattagaaatctaccaataatCGCATTGGTGAGAACCacctattttaggttggcatCGATGGAGTGCAAAAGATGGAGTGCAGAGTTAATGTCAAGTCAATTATTtagtgaatgttgtatgaaagtgatgaaagaggaaactatAAAAGGTAGCACACATGCGGTTAcaatctttgaccgtcataggtAAAACTTCAGTGTATaggaaataatgaatcacaatgaggggagaccaaatttatcatttgttgttagactaaacagaagttaGTGTTACTGCGTTCCAGGCCTTCCGtataccttgctcccatgtcattgcagcatgcacACATACTCGTCAGGACGTTTACAGCCCATCTATatgatgtttacaaggccattaccATCATGAATATCTATAAAGAAAGCTTCTTAGTGCTAGCAATGGAGGAATATTGACCTCCATATAAAGGGGACATAGTTTGACACAATGATGAGATGCAAATACATAAAAAAAGGATAGTCAAATAACACACGTATTAGAATAAAAATGGATACGGCTAATAAtatgataagattatgtagtatatgtcgtcaacaTGGACACAATAAGAAAAAATATCCCAACCTCGGAACAACCTTTGCATCATAATTTAATacctcctttcaatttttgtaacctttgattttaatatattaataactttttgtgacaacaatgttaacaacaaacatcacccctaacttaaacacacttaaaaacgaacatatctgaataaacaacacAAAAAACAGATATCAAAACAGATAAAAATACTTAACCATAACATTTAAAAAtaacatttctaactgattacaacaatcaaacttATATCATTTGGTACAAACATCATTTCTCTCGCATCCTTATCATTTTTAACTCGCACCCACCCACGTACGACATCGtgtctctcaatacttctaagTTTTTTATCTTCTTGTATGTTTCAgtctaaccaacgaaccaactccccTTGTAGTTGCTCGAAACGACAAATGTTCTAGAAGAGCATCTCCATCGGAGACTTGTCTTTTGAATAAATCATTTTCCCATAGCGGCGACGAAGACGAACCATGCTTGCAATATAATGAaaagagatgtggaaaaatgaatcacacaacacctctgtttatacaaaaaaaaattacacaatacACACAGAAACCagaccaattggcgtctcctctttAAATTTAAGGGTAGACGCCAATTCAACTGACACCTATGTGTTGCCgcttttttttttttaaattggaTAGTTTGGAAATCAATCTGAAACGTGGgttattttgaattttttttttagaAAACTGAATTATTTAAGTAAATTTTTTGAATAGAATATGATGGAATTTATTTGATCCAGtctttcaattttttttcattcaATTTACGACATGAAAAAAAGTTATTTCTATTTAGTTCTGTCAAATTATAAAAAAATAGATTTACAATGAAATAGGATCTTTATTACATATCGCTCCCCTTGACTCTACTCCATCATGTTTAATTTTGCTGCTCCCCCTTCACTCTATTCCATCATGTTTAATTTTGCTGCTATGTTTTCTCTAATTCATCGATCCAGAGATAGCATAAATAAACTTTATTTGTTTAGTGTTGTTATCTTTTATATTTGTTTTAAGGATTTTAAATTGCAAATGTGGCTTTAATAAATGAATTACAATTATGTTTTTTTAATGAGGTTAATAGGTATTGTAATTTCTTTATATTTTTACAATCCTTATAAATATTTATATAGCATGATTTAGTTGGATGCATACACACACTATTAGTGCATAAATAGTAATCCCTTTTTAGTTTTTTAAATATGGAGTTGGTGTACTTGAATAATCTAAGTTGTATTAGAATGAAAGTTTGTAAGAAATAAGAACTGATAAAACCTTTGATAGAGATGGACCTCAATAAACAAGAAATTGGATAGAAGTAGTTGATAAGTATTTTAAGTTTTGATTAATAAACATGGAATGTTTGCAAAAGTAGTTAACTTTTAAGTTTAAAAATGTAATTAATTTTCTAAATATACTAAAACTAATTAACTAATTAACTAATTTTAGAGAACAGTTAAAGTAGGTTGCGTCCAAGCAATTTGAAAGAAAACTCCTCCACCTTTCACTCCCATTTTCTCACATTGCGTCCAAGTAAACTTCCTTAATATTTGGTTGAATAAATCAGACCCTGTCTACTTAGAATTGCTTGAGTAATGGATCACAATCCACAACCATATTATATATAACTCATAACTTGTTATCTCATCCCTCACTCTCATTCTCATTCTCATTCTCATTCTCATTCTCATTCTCATTCTCATTCTCACAATGTCTTCATCATCCACAATGTTCCTCTTATACTCACTAGTAATTATGTTGTTACCTTCATCTATAGCAGGTTTTGACATAACAAATCTTATGTCCCAATACCCTGCATATCGCAGTTACAGAAACTACATTACTCGGAAGTTACAGTACACTGCTCTGCCTCCTATTCCTGCTATATTACCTATTCCAGTTCCGGTTCCCGTGCTTTCTCCGGTGCCAGTCGAATCACCCCTTCCAGTGCCTGTAGTTTCACCGGTACCGGTACCGGTACCAGTACCAGTACCAACTCCTTTTCCAGTACCGGTGGAATCCCCGGTGCCTGTAGTTTCACCAGTACCTGCAACAGCTCCAACAACTCCAACAACTATAACAACTCCATCTCCAGCACCGGTAACCGGACCAGCCGGTGTTCCGGGGCCGGCATTATCTCCTATGAGTCCAGATGGTGCTCCTGCTGCTAATAACGGAGAAGGTCCCAAATCTGGGGCGATGAAGTCTGATGTGAACAATGCTTTACCTCTTTTCCTTACATTCACCACAATCTATGTGTTGATGTCTAGGTCCATGTATCTTCATGATTAATTCATGTCACCATATATAACACAACATCACAGTCACACCGTAACAGGTATAGGACTATACCCACAAAAATTCATTTACAAATACAATATAATATTCATTGTCATTTGTTATACTTGTTTGGGAAAATGCAATCACTTGCATCCTCCCCAAGTTCATACAAGTTCTGAGTGTTTAAATGCTTCCTTATGGTTAAAGCATGGAGCAGTAGAGTCAGGAAGCAAAAAGATCAATAATTTGTAATCATTTTCTCCATACACTTCTGATATAAAATGAGTTTTTCCTTGAGAAATTATGATTATGCATTAGTTATCATGAAATTATTGTTATGTTTGAATTGTTTAAAATCATATTGTGAAAGTGCAATgacttatatatatatttacatACTATCGGTGTATCTCATTAAACAAATTCAGTTGATAGTTGTGGAGAGACATCAGATACTAGTAGTGTAATACAGATTGAGTTGTAAGAGAGAAAGCTGATATGTTTTGTCTTATTAACTAGTGTACTATATATAGTTGTAGAGTAGTAATAAACAAAAACTAGGCCCCAGCAATGGTGGCAATGAAAGGATTGAGGTAACAAACTGCTGTACATGAGCAGCAGTTATGTTTATTTATTATGTGTTTGGTACTTTATGAAGTGTGATTGGAAGATTGTGATGAATTGGACCATACAAAAACTCTCCAGAAAGGACGCTTGTTGTGCAAAACTTGAGTTTCTGTTTTCTGTAACATTTCCCACATGACTTGTACATCCTCATATTCACAAGTCTGTACATCATCTCTGAGCTTCACCAATCCCGCTCCTGTTGCATGACAGAAACAAAAACATGTTAGGACCCCTGAAGAAGCATCCATTATTAATATGAGTGTCGTAAAAGTTTAGAGGGTGAAAATAGGATAGGACAGTTTTTGAAAGCATTAATTCCGTGTCTAGGGGTCATTTATAGACTTTAACGTTGGTGTCAGGGCACGATGAAATTTGCACTGAAAAAGATGTGGATCCTACTTTCTTTTTCGTTGCCACAATCACAGGGCACTGACCAAAAGAGATAGGTTAGTTAGCACGCACCACTTGTGTACTAGTATGTATGTATGTATCTAAACACAATGATTATGATGggtaaaaataattgaaaaaatAAAGAAATTGATATGGTTGGTGGAATAAGTAAATATATTTAGAGAGATTAAGCTAATTTAATCCAATCTAAAAAGATGGCGGTTGCGATATGCATGTATAGTAGGAGATGAGAGGATTGTTACCGTTTTTGCGGTGTTTGATGCGAGTGGAGAGAGCAAGGCAGAGACGCTTGACAGGGAAGATCATGGTTTGCCAGATATGCATGAGATTGTTGTTTTTGACAGCGGCTAGTAGAAGAGTCTTGTTCTTGTTTTTGTTTCTGTTTCTTTTTCTCCGATGTGAAACCAGAAATAATCTCTTTAACCCGGCCAGTGCGCCACTGATCTGATAGGATCAGTTTTGTATATTCTCTTGTTTTGTTTTCTTCTGGTGTTGGTGTTGGTGTGTAAGAAAGATGAAAGGACACGGATTCATATAGTGAGTGAGTCTTTGTGTTTGtttatgaatgaatgaatgaatgaggTCTATTAACTAGTCTAAGCTATTTCCCTTCTTTTCTTTCCTTTCCCACTTTTTCCACATTTATGTATTAAGTTACTAACATAACACAAACTCAGATCACCGACACGTGATCTCTaacttttttattattatttttatttgttctctataaatatatatattaatccaacttgtcatCCATGTATAATTCCCACCTCACCTTACACTTGTCACTCTTTAACGTTTTCTCTC containing:
- the LOC127087659 gene encoding uncharacterized protein LOC127087659, which produces MSSSSTMFLLYSLVIMLLPSSIAGFDITNLMSQYPAYRSYRNYITRKLQYTALPPIPAILPIPVPVPVLSPVPVESPLPVPVVSPVPVPVPVPVPTPFPVPVESPVPVVSPVPATAPTTPTTITTPSPAPVTGPAGVPGPALSPMSPDGAPAANNGEGPKSGAMKSDVNNALPLFLTFTTIYVLMSRSMYLHD